GCGACCGCCTCGGCCAGGTCGGGGATGACGCCGTCCCGCCAGCGGCGGACCTCGTAGCGGAAGGCGCGGAGGCGGGCCAGGCGGCGGCTGGCGACCGGGCCCTCGACGACCACGCCGCGCGACCGGCCGTCGGCGTCCGGGATGGGCCAGGAGTTCTCGATGACGAAGCGTCCCTCGGGGAGGCGCACCTCGAGGGCGGAGTGGTAGAGGTCGAGCGGGCGCCGCCGCTCCAGGAGGGCGTGGACCGCCTCGTAGATCTGGCCGTTCAGGCGCACGAACCGGCCGCCCGCGCCCAGCGGGAGCCAGTACAGGTCGATGCCGGCCTCCGGCGCCGGGTGGTCCACCTGGCCACACCTCCGTCCTCAGCGCCATGGTCGCGGGCGGCCGCGGCGCCGGACAGGGGCGAACGGCACCTCAGCGCCGGGACCCCGCCGGCTCGGCCGACCAGGGCACGGCCGCGGCCAGCGCGGCCCGCGGGTCGGGTGGCGCCGCCGGCCAGCAGGTGACCACCTGGGCGTCCGGGCGGACCAGGACGGCGCCGGCGGCGCCGACGCCGAGGACGTCCGCGGTCCCGGAGTCGAGGGTGTGGACCTCAAGGGGGAACGGGGTGGCGTGGTCGCCGGCCCAGGCCGGGGCGGCGGGGCCGGTGAGCAGGGTCAGGCCGGGGCCGAGGAGGTCGAGGGTGGAGCGCCGGTGGCCGTTGCCGCCGGGGAGCCAGGCGTGGGGCAGGCGCCCGTTGAGGTCCTCGGTCAGCGCCTCGGAGCCGTCCGGGGCGGGGCCTTCCAGGGCCGGGTTGCGCTCCACCAGCAGCGAGCCGACCCCGTGGCGGGCCAGGGTGACCGCCGCGACCAGGCCGGCCGGCCCGGCCCCGGCGACCACCACCGGGACGTCGCGCGCCCGGTCAGCGGCGGCCATTGCGCTCCTCCTCCTGGGCCTGGCGGAGGCGCTGGACGGCCATGATCCCGGACGGGTCGATGTAGGCGCCGGCGTAGGCGAGCGCCTCGAGCATCACCCACAGCCTGGACGGCCGCTCGCGGCCGAGGTCGGCCTGGCCGGCGTCGGCGGGGTCGGTGCCGGCCTGGTCCCGGAAGGCCGGGGCCCGGGTCGCGGTGCTGGCGATCAGGTGGCTCATGGGAACTCCCCTTCGTGGAACGGTGGTCACCTGCACCATGCGCGGCCGCGCTGACGTGGCGCTGACGATCCGCTGCGGTTTCGCGGGTTTCTGGCCGCAGCTGTGGTGCTAGACGGCCGCCGTTCGCCCGCGGGACCCTGACCTCGCCCCGCCTGGCATCCCGGCAGGAACGATGGCACGCCGACTGTCGCTGCTCGGCGGGTTCGAGCTCCGCTGCGCCGGCCATGACGTGGCCGTGTCCCGCAGCGGGCAGCGCCTGCTGGCCCTGCTCGCGCTCCAGGCCCGGCCGCTGGAGCGGCTCTGGGTCGCGGGCACGCTCTGGCTCGACGCCACCGAGGAGCGGGCCGGGGCCAGCCTCCGCTCGGCCTTGTGGCGGCTCCCCCAGCCGGGCGGGGTGGCCGTGGTCGAGGCCTCCCCGACCCATCTGCGCCTGGCCCGCGACCTGGACGTCGACGTCCACGAGCTGGCCGCCCGAGCGCAGAGGCTGGAGTCCCCGGCCGGCCTGCCCGGACCTGACGTGGACCCTTCGTCCCTGGCCAGGGACCTGCTCCCCGACTGGTACGAGGACTGGGTGGTGCTGGAGCGCGAGCGCTTCCGGCAGCTGCGCCTGCACGCCCTGGAGGCGCTGTGCCGGCGGCTGATGCAGGCGGGACGGTTCGGGGCCGCCGTGCAGGCCGGGCTGGCCGCGGTGGCGGGCGAGCCGCTGCGCGAGAGCGCCCACCGCACCCTCATCCAGGCGCACCTCGCCGAGGGCAACCCGGGCGAGGCGGTCCGCCAGTACCACCTGTACCGCCGCCTGCTCGCCGGCGAGCTCGCGATCGAGCCGTCGGCCGCCATCCGCGAGCTCGTCCGTCCGCTGCTGCGGTGACGCGGCGGTGACGGCCGGAGGCCACCTTCCCGGGCCATGTCACCGTCCCGCGACCGTCCCGTTCCCGAGCGGACCGGCGTCCTGGTCATCCGCGTCTGGCTGGAGCAGGACGCGCCCGCCAGCCTCCGGGCCCGCCTCATCCAGGCCACCGACCTCGGCGAGGCGCCCACGACCCTGGCCACGGCGGCTGGCGTGGCCGGTGTCCGCGACGCGGTGGAGGCCTGGCTGGAGCGGTTCCTGGACGCCCCGGAGCGGTGATGCCGCCGTGACGCGGCGGTGACGACCGCCGCCCAGCCTGCGCCGCGTGGGCCCCACAGCCAACGGCTCCGCCAACCCCCGAGGAGGGAACGTGTTCTACAACGTCCAGCGGCTCATCAACGAGATCGTCCCCGACGAGCCGGACCCGGCCGCCGCCAACGCCCTGCAGGAGGGGCTGGGCGGCCAGTTCGGCGAGATGCGGACGATGATGCAGTACCTGTTCCAGAGCTTCAATTTCCGCGGCAACGCCAAGCCGTACCGCGACCTCATGTACGCGATCGGGACCGAGGAGATCAGCCACGTCGAGCTGATGGCCACCACCATCAGCAATCTGCTGGACGGATCACCCCGCTACCAGGGCAAGGCCAGCGACCCGCTGGACAAGCCCGCCGCCGGCGGCAAGACCCCGCTGGAGATCGCCCTCCACCAGAGCAACATCCACCACTACCTGGTGGGCGCCCAGGGGGCCCTGCCGGTGGACGCGGCCGGCAATCCCTGGTCGGGCTCGTACGTCTACAACAGCGGCAACCTGGTGCTCGACCTGCTCTACAACCTGATGCTCGAGTCGACGGGGCGGCTGCAGAAGTGCCGCCTGTACGA
The sequence above is a segment of the Actinomycetota bacterium genome. Coding sequences within it:
- a CDS encoding manganese catalase family protein translates to MFYNVQRLINEIVPDEPDPAAANALQEGLGGQFGEMRTMMQYLFQSFNFRGNAKPYRDLMYAIGTEEISHVELMATTISNLLDGSPRYQGKASDPLDKPAAGGKTPLEIALHQSNIHHYLVGAQGALPVDAAGNPWSGSYVYNSGNLVLDLLYNLMLESTGRLQKCRLYEMTANKTARTTIAYLIVRDQAHENAYAKALETLGVNWGNTLPIPKTHAEKFPEVKKLLDLGLQAQQPHFGLDGLSELAKIFQGPSPMNDGTTLSVPDAPEGFPVPVARERFEEFSPGLDPALLELVQATAEMELAVTPGGATGAPGSGAGLTDKVKDKLT
- a CDS encoding FAD-dependent monooxygenase, coding for MAAADRARDVPVVVAGAGPAGLVAAVTLARHGVGSLLVERNPALEGPAPDGSEALTEDLNGRLPHAWLPGGNGHRRSTLDLLGPGLTLLTGPAAPAWAGDHATPFPLEVHTLDSGTADVLGVGAAGAVLVRPDAQVVTCWPAAPPDPRAALAAAVPWSAEPAGSRR
- a CDS encoding BTAD domain-containing putative transcriptional regulator, encoding MARRLSLLGGFELRCAGHDVAVSRSGQRLLALLALQARPLERLWVAGTLWLDATEERAGASLRSALWRLPQPGGVAVVEASPTHLRLARDLDVDVHELAARAQRLESPAGLPGPDVDPSSLARDLLPDWYEDWVVLERERFRQLRLHALEALCRRLMQAGRFGAAVQAGLAAVAGEPLRESAHRTLIQAHLAEGNPGEAVRQYHLYRRLLAGELAIEPSAAIRELVRPLLR